The nucleotide sequence TTGTTGTGAAACCCTTCCAAGCAGACCGAGTGATAAACGCTGTCGAAAAGGCCTTACAGTAAGGCCCGCAGATACACTCTGATATCTCTTGCGCTCAGAGAGTGGCAAAACGCGATAGTGAAACGAAGACTACTTGGCGGCAGGCTGCGCAACGTAGGTCATGTGGGGTTTATGTTGATACATCAAGGAGGTTTCGTAGGTGCCACAAGCTGTGTTACCTGAGGTATTGAACACGTCGTTTGAAGCTGCAAAAGTGGTATTTCCTGTACCTTTTGTTAGAGAGAAATTGGAGGTCGTCAATCAATATATCCATAGCGAAGAACTTGGAGTGCTGATTGGCCTCACGCACGATCTGCAGGGCCGGCTGATTATCGAAGGTCGTGCGCCCGTGTTTCAAGCCTTAGGTGTCGCGATGTATGGGATGGAATTAGCGGACGCCATGTTGGAATCTTTTGTTGGCGAGATTGGAAACATGGTGGCGGGCAATATGTCGACGCGTCTAGCGGAGAATGGGATTCATGTGGAAATTAGTCCGCCAACCGTCATCGTGGGGCCCACCAAGCTGACGGGTTTCGTCACGGCAGCGAAGATTCCTCTACATCTGGAGAACATCGGGGTCATTCATGTGATTCTCATATTGGACGAATCAGAGTAAATTGGAAAGCTATTCGTTGAACAGAGGACCGAGAGGAGATGACGTGGGTGTTTCTCAGGCAAAAGACGAATGTCGCTTTATCTACGGAAAACAAAGATGCCTATGTACATACAGACCTAGAAGCATTGAATGAAAAGCTGGCTTTTCTACAAGTCACACAAGAGGATCTTGCCCGAGTTCGAGATGTCTCTTCATTGATGGAGCCTTATCTCGAACAGATCGCAAAGCGACAATACGACATCATTGAGAAGTTCCCCAACCTGAACAAGATCATCGTAGAACATAGTCACAGGGAGCGTCTGGAACGTACCTTTGTCGATTATTTCAGAAGGCTGTTTCTTGCGGATGTCGCGGGCAGCGTATTTTGGCAAGAGAGAAAACGAATAGGTCGTGTTCATAGTCGTATTCACGTAAACGCGGACTGGTACATTGGTTCCTACATGCGGTTGTTTGAATATCTCATTCCGGCAGTCGTGAATCAATGGCACGGGAAGCCGAAAGAACTGGCTGAGACCTTACTTGCATGTTTGAAAATAGTATTCCTTGATATGCAGGTCATCATGGAAGCGTATGAAGAGGAAGAATTACAAGCTGGATATATAGAACATATATCAAACGTATTGGAGCTCGTTTTAGGAATCGAGGACATTCTCCCAACAAAAAATGCGATTGAACAAGTCGCTTCGGATTCCGAAAATATCTCGGCTGCAACAGAACAACTATCTGCTTCTGTTCGCGAAGTGGCGGATTACGCGGTGAAGGCCGCGGAACACGGGGACCGGGTTATGCGGGACGCGCAAGCGGGCGGTGAAGTCGCGCGTACCGCTTTGGAAGGGATTGTTGCATTACGGCAAACGTTCGACCAGTTGCAATATCAATCGACTGCAGTGGTTTCGGCAGCTGAACGCATTTCAAGCGTCTTGGAGCTGATTCAAGAAATCGCAGAACAAACGCATGTCCTTTCGTTGAATGCCGGAATTGAAGCCGCAAGAGCAGGCGAACACGGCCGTGGTTTTCAGGTCATTGCCTCAGAAGTACGGGCCCTTGCGAATCAAACGAGAGACTCGATTCAGGAAACGATGGATGTCATTCAGAACGTCCAAGACGCAGCTCGAACGATGAACCAGGTCACCCAAACGGTCTCCTTGGAGTTGGTCGATAAAGTGGGTACAGCCCAACAGGCAATGGGAGTGATTGAGAGCATCGTTTCTGAAATCCACCACATCGTCGAATACATGGGGAATATTGCGGCGAGTGCCGAAGAACAAGCTGCAGCTACGGAAGATATCGCGTCACGTGTGGTCGATATCATGGACGGTGTGACAGATGTAAAGCAAAGGATAGATGCTTTAGGGCAAGACATGTATCGAACCGGTGTGCAAGTGAACGATCTACGCAATGCGATGGTCGAACGCGTAGCGAATGCCCATCACGATCGGATGCTCCTTCGGATCGCCAAGACAGACCATCTTTTGTGGAAGTGGTGGTTGTACAACTATATGATGGGCTACCATCCAATGGAGGAGGAGCAACTGAAAGATCATCACCAATGTCGTTTGGGGAAGTGGTACGATGCGGCGAAAGGACATTCGCGTTTCGCAGCTAACCCGTTATTCCAACGTCTTGACCAACCTCATCAAAGGGTGCATCAACTGGCATCTGAAATCTATCACGCTCTTCAGCAAGATATTCGTTCAGACGTCAGTATGAAGATGCGTGACTTGGAGGAAGCTTCGCAAGAAGTAGTCCGACTCTTGGACGCCCTTTATGAAGAGCTAGAGAGGCAATGAATCTTCATGATAGACACGGTCGTCAAACTTGGAGCTTTTATCGTTAATCGACTGCTGCCCAACCTCAAAGAAAGGGGGGAAGCCATGTGAATCGTGAGTACCTGGACGCATTCTTGGCCGAGTCGGCGGAAAATGTCGAGAAACTAGAGGATGGATGCCTGGAGCTTGAACGCCAAGGTCCGGAGGCTAACCTTGTTGCTGAGCTTTTCCGCGCGGCGCACACATTGAAAGGCATGAGTGCCACGATGGGATTTTCTCGGCTGGCGGAACTCACACATCGAGTAGAGGATGTATTCGGTCTGTGGAGAGATCATCCTGAGAGCTTTCAGTCAGAGCAGGTGGATATCCTGCTCCAAGCGATTGACCGAATGCGGGTTCACCTCGAGGCCATTTCGACGTCTGGGAGTGAGCCTGATCTCAAAGACGATGATGTGATGGCATCCCTACAAACTGCTTTCCAAGCTAGAGGCCCATTGCACTCAAGTCAAAACACCGATCTAGAAGAGGACGGAGCGCGGTATGCAACGGAAGCCGAACGACAAGCCAAGGTCGCATATCGGCTTCACATTCAACTATCCCCTGATTGCATGATGCCCGCCGTTCGGCTTGCGATGGTGTACCAGACATTGAAGGATGCCGCGGACATCGCGGCAGCGGCACCGACGGAAGATGCGGTCTGGGCAGGAGATGTGCAAACGCCGGAAGCGTATGTCGTCATCTATCTAGAACGCGACGAGATCGAACGGATTCAAGAAAAGGTGCTCGACATCACGGACGTCGCTCGCTGCGATGCTGAAAGATTGGTTGCATCAAGTGGAAGTTCAAGTCGGCAAGATTCACGTGGGAATTTGGCTTCTCAAGAAACCCAGTCCCAATCGATGTCGACAACTCCCGCAGAATCCGCGGCTCGTCCTGGGAATAACGATAGTCGCCCCGACAGGTCGATCCGCGTTTCCGTGCGTCGGATGGACGCGCTTGTCAACACCATGAGTGAGATGGTCATCGCGAAAACTCGCCTGGATACTCTCGCGGCTCCCTCGAACGATCCCGCGTTGCGGGAGGCCGTCGAACGCTTGGATCGGTTGACGAAGGACCTCCAGGATGAGGTGATGCAGCTGCGGATGGCTCCGGTTGAGTCGGTGTTTCATCGTTATCCGCGAATGATGCGAGACCTGGAGCGGAAGCTGAATCGGGAGTTCGACTTTGTCATGACGGGGCTCGAGACGGAAATGGACCGTATCGTGCTTGAAGAGATGGGTGAAGCCATTGTCCATTTGCTGCGCAACGCGGTTGACCACGGTCTCGAGTCTCCGGAGGTGCGTGAACAGCGGGGAAAGCCGCGCCGTGGAACCGTTCGTTTGTCGGCATATGCGTCTGGTGGGCACATCTACATCGAGGTTGCGGATGACGGCGCGGGCATCGATCGAGCGCGCGTTCTTCAGTCAGCGATAGCAAAAGGTGTAATCACGCCCGAGGAAGGCGCGTCCATGTCCGACGAGGCCGTGTATGAACTCCTGTTTCGATCTGGATTCAGTACAGCGAAAGAAGTGTCGGACATTTCCGGTCGGGGCGTCGGGCTTGACGCGGTACGCGATAAGGTGGAGTCGCTCGGTGGGAAAATCCGCATCGATACGGAACTCGGTCGCGGCACGACGTTTGTGATCGAATTGCCACTTACACTCGCGATTCTTCCGGCGCTTCTCGTCTCCGTGCGAGGGCAGACATTTGCGATTCCCACGGCGAATGTTGACGAGGTGGTGCGACTCCGAGAAGCAGACGTGCGGTATGTGCAAAACGAGCCTGTATATCGAAGTGGGGACAGG is from Alicyclobacillus vulcanalis and encodes:
- a CDS encoding chemotaxis protein CheX gives rise to the protein MPQAVLPEVLNTSFEAAKVVFPVPFVREKLEVVNQYIHSEELGVLIGLTHDLQGRLIIEGRAPVFQALGVAMYGMELADAMLESFVGEIGNMVAGNMSTRLAENGIHVEISPPTVIVGPTKLTGFVTAAKIPLHLENIGVIHVILILDESE
- a CDS encoding protoglobin domain-containing protein; its protein translation is MTWVFLRQKTNVALSTENKDAYVHTDLEALNEKLAFLQVTQEDLARVRDVSSLMEPYLEQIAKRQYDIIEKFPNLNKIIVEHSHRERLERTFVDYFRRLFLADVAGSVFWQERKRIGRVHSRIHVNADWYIGSYMRLFEYLIPAVVNQWHGKPKELAETLLACLKIVFLDMQVIMEAYEEEELQAGYIEHISNVLELVLGIEDILPTKNAIEQVASDSENISAATEQLSASVREVADYAVKAAEHGDRVMRDAQAGGEVARTALEGIVALRQTFDQLQYQSTAVVSAAERISSVLELIQEIAEQTHVLSLNAGIEAARAGEHGRGFQVIASEVRALANQTRDSIQETMDVIQNVQDAARTMNQVTQTVSLELVDKVGTAQQAMGVIESIVSEIHHIVEYMGNIAASAEEQAAATEDIASRVVDIMDGVTDVKQRIDALGQDMYRTGVQVNDLRNAMVERVANAHHDRMLLRIAKTDHLLWKWWLYNYMMGYHPMEEEQLKDHHQCRLGKWYDAAKGHSRFAANPLFQRLDQPHQRVHQLASEIYHALQQDIRSDVSMKMRDLEEASQEVVRLLDALYEELERQ
- a CDS encoding chemotaxis protein CheA: MNREYLDAFLAESAENVEKLEDGCLELERQGPEANLVAELFRAAHTLKGMSATMGFSRLAELTHRVEDVFGLWRDHPESFQSEQVDILLQAIDRMRVHLEAISTSGSEPDLKDDDVMASLQTAFQARGPLHSSQNTDLEEDGARYATEAERQAKVAYRLHIQLSPDCMMPAVRLAMVYQTLKDAADIAAAAPTEDAVWAGDVQTPEAYVVIYLERDEIERIQEKVLDITDVARCDAERLVASSGSSSRQDSRGNLASQETQSQSMSTTPAESAARPGNNDSRPDRSIRVSVRRMDALVNTMSEMVIAKTRLDTLAAPSNDPALREAVERLDRLTKDLQDEVMQLRMAPVESVFHRYPRMMRDLERKLNREFDFVMTGLETEMDRIVLEEMGEAIVHLLRNAVDHGLESPEVREQRGKPRRGTVRLSAYASGGHIYIEVADDGAGIDRARVLQSAIAKGVITPEEGASMSDEAVYELLFRSGFSTAKEVSDISGRGVGLDAVRDKVESLGGKIRIDTELGRGTTFVIELPLTLAILPALLVSVRGQTFAIPTANVDEVVRLREADVRYVQNEPVYRSGDRIVPIVDVAEWLGLGVRQWMFLVLG